In Euphorbia lathyris chromosome 10, ddEupLath1.1, whole genome shotgun sequence, a single genomic region encodes these proteins:
- the LOC136209033 gene encoding probable methyltransferase PMT7 isoform X2: protein MIPKSGINICPLKFNEYIPCHNVSYVKDLLPTLDLSRREELERHCPPLEKRLFCLVPPPEDYKLPIKWPTSRDFVWRSNVNHTHLAEVKGGQNWVHEKDKLWWFPGGGTHFKHGAPEYIQRLGNMTTNETGDLRSAGVVQVLDVGCGVASFSAYLLPLDIQTMSFAPKDGHENQIQFALERGIGAMISAIATKQLPYPSNSFDMVHCSRCRVDWHENDGILLKEVDRLLRNNGYFVYSAPPAYRKDKDYPQIWDKLVNLTSAMCWKLIARKVQTAIWVKQDNEPCLLQNAEMKLINVCDIVDDIKPSWNTPLRSCIPGRVAQANVQKFPSRPDRLSVYPKSLMRIGISEEEFASDAIFWKNQVSNYWKLMDVTKMDIRNVMDMNAFIGGFAVALKTLPVWVMNIVPATMNNTLSAIYDRGLLGAFHDWCEPFSTYPRTYDLLHANHLLTHYRSHGAGCLLEDIMLEMDRIIRPQGFIIIRDEESVTRRIRDLAPKFLWEIRSHSLENKQKKLETVLFCRKKFWAIV, encoded by the exons ATGATCCCAAAAAGCGGGATAAATATATGTCCCTTGAAGTTCAATGAGTATATTCCGTGCCATAATGTGTCATATGTAAAAGACTTGCTCCCAACCTTAGATCTTTCTAGACGAGAAGAGCTAGAGAGACATTGTCCTCCACTTGAAAAGCGTTTATTTTGCTTGGTTCCTCCACCAGAAGATTATAAATTACCAATAAAATGGCCAACCAGCAGGGATTTTGTGTGGCGAAGTAATGTGAACCATACACATCTTGCTGAAGTCAAAGGAGGACAAAATTGGGTACACGAAAAGGATAAGTTATGGTGGTTCCCTGGTGGTGGTACTCATTTCAAGCATGGAGCACCTGAGTACATACAGAG GTTAGGTAATATGACAACTAATGAAACAGGTGATCTTCGTTCAGCTGGGGTTGTTCAAGTTCTCGATGTTGGCTGTGGGGTTGCTAGCTTCTCAGCTTATCTTCTTCCCTTGGATATACAAACTATGTCTTTTGCACCCAAAGATGGTCATGAAAATCAGATTCAATTTGCTTTAGAGCGAGGAATTGGTGCCATGATCTCTGCCATTGCCACAAAGCAACTACCATATCCATCTAACTCTTTTGATATGGTTCACTGTTCAAGATGTCGCGTTGATTGGCATGAGAATG ATGGTATTTTGCTGAAAGAAGTTGATCGCCTTCTGCGAAATAATGGATATTTTGTATATTCAGCTCCTCCTGCTTACAGAAAGGATAAAGATTATCCCCAGATCTGGGATAAGTTGGTTAATCTGACTTCAGCAATGTGCTGGAAACTCATTGCTCGAAAGGTGCAGACAGCAATATGGGTTAAACAAGATAACGAGCCATGCCTACTGCAAAATGCAGAAATGAAGCTCATAAATGTGTGTGATATTGTGGATGATATAAAACCATCATGGAATACGCCACTCAGGAGCTGTATACCAGGAAGAGTTGCACAAGCTAATGTTCAGAAGTTCCCTTCAAGGCCAGATCGTCTTTCTGTTTATCCAAAGAGTCTAATGAGAATAG GTATCAGTGAAGAAGAATTTGCTTCTGATGCCATATTCTGGAAAAACCAAGTCAGCAATTATTGGAAGCTCATGGATGTGACTAAAATGGATATACGAAATGTCATGGACATGAATGCTTTTATTGGTGGCTTTGCTGTGGCTTTGAAAACTTTGCCTGTATGGGTGATGAATATAGTTCCAGCTACCATGAATAATACCTTATCTGCTATCTATGATAGGGGTCTCTTAGGTGCCTTTCATGATTG GTGTGAGCCATTCTCAACATATCCGCGCACATATGATTTGTTGCATGCCAATCATCTCTTAACCCATTATAGAAGCCATGGAGCAGGTTGCTTGCTAGAAGATATCATGCTGGAGATGGATCGTATAATACGACCGCAG GGATTTATTATCATAAGAGATGAGGAATCTGTTACAAGAAGAATTCGTGATTTAGCACCAAAATTTCTATGGGAGATTAGGTCACATTCTCtagaaaacaaacaaaagaagctCGAAACAGTGTTATTCTGTAGAAAGAAGTTCTGGGCAATTGTCTAA
- the LOC136209503 gene encoding uncharacterized protein isoform X2, with product MLSKKASKCVGKKPKLKGPMDVFFTPDAEKALKDRKLRKTTINETCKKELLRGKACADIARWMYDAAIPFNAVTYPSFAVMLESVGQYGVGIKPPSIYEVRVPLLKQEVKKVKLEIRSYEEEWERHGCSIMADGWTDKRQRTLINFLVNSHKGTVFIESIDASDYSTTGEKLYELFDRMVQKVGEKNVVQFITKQCSIKCACRKTFEGKEVKLILDYMCSSLY from the exons ATGCTATCAAAGAAGGCAAGTAAG TGTGTAGGAAAAAAACCAAAGCTAAAGGGTCCAATGGATGTTTTTTTTACTCCTGATGCTGAAAAGGCCCTCAAAGACAGGAAGTTGAGGAAAACCACCATTAATGAAACATGCAAAAAAGAGCTTCTTCGAGGGAAAGCTTGTGCGGATATAGCTAGGTGGATGTATGATGCGGCAATTCCTTTCAATGCTGTAACTTATCCTAGTTTTGCTGTGATGCTTGAGTCTGTTGGACAGTATGGTGTTGGAATCAAACCGCCTAGCATTTATGAAGTTCGAGTCCCTCTTTTGAAACAAGAAGTTAAGAAAGTGAAGCTTGAAATAAGATCGTATGAAGAAGAATGGGAGAGGCATGGGTGCTCAATTATGGCGGATGGTTGGACAGATAAGAGGCAAAGAACTTTGATTAATTTCTTAGTTAATTCACATAAAGGGACTGTTTTTATTGAATCTATTGATGCTTCTGATTATTCAACGACCGGCGAGAAGTTATATGAATTATTTGACCGGATGGTGCAAAAAGTTGGGGAGAAGAATGTGGTTCAATTTATTACTAAACAGTGCAGCATCAAATGTGCTTGCAG gaaaACTTTTGAAGGTAAAGAGGTCAAACTTATATTGGACTACATGTGCAGCTCATTGTATTGA
- the LOC136209033 gene encoding probable methyltransferase PMT7 isoform X1 codes for MGGYALRSAFDSKSGQMIMLSLLLMVGSFYLGTLFGNNAPIYVSHFSSNSSSSASSLGGSTFTNRIALAYRETPLMIPKSGINICPLKFNEYIPCHNVSYVKDLLPTLDLSRREELERHCPPLEKRLFCLVPPPEDYKLPIKWPTSRDFVWRSNVNHTHLAEVKGGQNWVHEKDKLWWFPGGGTHFKHGAPEYIQRLGNMTTNETGDLRSAGVVQVLDVGCGVASFSAYLLPLDIQTMSFAPKDGHENQIQFALERGIGAMISAIATKQLPYPSNSFDMVHCSRCRVDWHENDGILLKEVDRLLRNNGYFVYSAPPAYRKDKDYPQIWDKLVNLTSAMCWKLIARKVQTAIWVKQDNEPCLLQNAEMKLINVCDIVDDIKPSWNTPLRSCIPGRVAQANVQKFPSRPDRLSVYPKSLMRIGISEEEFASDAIFWKNQVSNYWKLMDVTKMDIRNVMDMNAFIGGFAVALKTLPVWVMNIVPATMNNTLSAIYDRGLLGAFHDWCEPFSTYPRTYDLLHANHLLTHYRSHGAGCLLEDIMLEMDRIIRPQGFIIIRDEESVTRRIRDLAPKFLWEIRSHSLENKQKKLETVLFCRKKFWAIV; via the exons GTGGTTCTACATTTACAAACAGAATTGCTCTAGCTTACCGCGAAACACCATTGATGATCCCAAAAAGCGGGATAAATATATGTCCCTTGAAGTTCAATGAGTATATTCCGTGCCATAATGTGTCATATGTAAAAGACTTGCTCCCAACCTTAGATCTTTCTAGACGAGAAGAGCTAGAGAGACATTGTCCTCCACTTGAAAAGCGTTTATTTTGCTTGGTTCCTCCACCAGAAGATTATAAATTACCAATAAAATGGCCAACCAGCAGGGATTTTGTGTGGCGAAGTAATGTGAACCATACACATCTTGCTGAAGTCAAAGGAGGACAAAATTGGGTACACGAAAAGGATAAGTTATGGTGGTTCCCTGGTGGTGGTACTCATTTCAAGCATGGAGCACCTGAGTACATACAGAG GTTAGGTAATATGACAACTAATGAAACAGGTGATCTTCGTTCAGCTGGGGTTGTTCAAGTTCTCGATGTTGGCTGTGGGGTTGCTAGCTTCTCAGCTTATCTTCTTCCCTTGGATATACAAACTATGTCTTTTGCACCCAAAGATGGTCATGAAAATCAGATTCAATTTGCTTTAGAGCGAGGAATTGGTGCCATGATCTCTGCCATTGCCACAAAGCAACTACCATATCCATCTAACTCTTTTGATATGGTTCACTGTTCAAGATGTCGCGTTGATTGGCATGAGAATG ATGGTATTTTGCTGAAAGAAGTTGATCGCCTTCTGCGAAATAATGGATATTTTGTATATTCAGCTCCTCCTGCTTACAGAAAGGATAAAGATTATCCCCAGATCTGGGATAAGTTGGTTAATCTGACTTCAGCAATGTGCTGGAAACTCATTGCTCGAAAGGTGCAGACAGCAATATGGGTTAAACAAGATAACGAGCCATGCCTACTGCAAAATGCAGAAATGAAGCTCATAAATGTGTGTGATATTGTGGATGATATAAAACCATCATGGAATACGCCACTCAGGAGCTGTATACCAGGAAGAGTTGCACAAGCTAATGTTCAGAAGTTCCCTTCAAGGCCAGATCGTCTTTCTGTTTATCCAAAGAGTCTAATGAGAATAG GTATCAGTGAAGAAGAATTTGCTTCTGATGCCATATTCTGGAAAAACCAAGTCAGCAATTATTGGAAGCTCATGGATGTGACTAAAATGGATATACGAAATGTCATGGACATGAATGCTTTTATTGGTGGCTTTGCTGTGGCTTTGAAAACTTTGCCTGTATGGGTGATGAATATAGTTCCAGCTACCATGAATAATACCTTATCTGCTATCTATGATAGGGGTCTCTTAGGTGCCTTTCATGATTG GTGTGAGCCATTCTCAACATATCCGCGCACATATGATTTGTTGCATGCCAATCATCTCTTAACCCATTATAGAAGCCATGGAGCAGGTTGCTTGCTAGAAGATATCATGCTGGAGATGGATCGTATAATACGACCGCAG GGATTTATTATCATAAGAGATGAGGAATCTGTTACAAGAAGAATTCGTGATTTAGCACCAAAATTTCTATGGGAGATTAGGTCACATTCTCtagaaaacaaacaaaagaagctCGAAACAGTGTTATTCTGTAGAAAGAAGTTCTGGGCAATTGTCTAA
- the LOC136209503 gene encoding uncharacterized protein isoform X1, whose product MMRLRLMILKSLTVLVLNQCVGKKPKLKGPMDVFFTPDAEKALKDRKLRKTTINETCKKELLRGKACADIARWMYDAAIPFNAVTYPSFAVMLESVGQYGVGIKPPSIYEVRVPLLKQEVKKVKLEIRSYEEEWERHGCSIMADGWTDKRQRTLINFLVNSHKGTVFIESIDASDYSTTGEKLYELFDRMVQKVGEKNVVQFITKQCSIKCACRKTFEGKEVKLILDYMCSSLY is encoded by the exons ATGATGAGACTGAGGTTGATGATCTTGAAGAGCCTAACAGTGCTAGTATTAAATCAGTGTGTAGGAAAAAAACCAAAGCTAAAGGGTCCAATGGATGTTTTTTTTACTCCTGATGCTGAAAAGGCCCTCAAAGACAGGAAGTTGAGGAAAACCACCATTAATGAAACATGCAAAAAAGAGCTTCTTCGAGGGAAAGCTTGTGCGGATATAGCTAGGTGGATGTATGATGCGGCAATTCCTTTCAATGCTGTAACTTATCCTAGTTTTGCTGTGATGCTTGAGTCTGTTGGACAGTATGGTGTTGGAATCAAACCGCCTAGCATTTATGAAGTTCGAGTCCCTCTTTTGAAACAAGAAGTTAAGAAAGTGAAGCTTGAAATAAGATCGTATGAAGAAGAATGGGAGAGGCATGGGTGCTCAATTATGGCGGATGGTTGGACAGATAAGAGGCAAAGAACTTTGATTAATTTCTTAGTTAATTCACATAAAGGGACTGTTTTTATTGAATCTATTGATGCTTCTGATTATTCAACGACCGGCGAGAAGTTATATGAATTATTTGACCGGATGGTGCAAAAAGTTGGGGAGAAGAATGTGGTTCAATTTATTACTAAACAGTGCAGCATCAAATGTGCTTGCAG gaaaACTTTTGAAGGTAAAGAGGTCAAACTTATATTGGACTACATGTGCAGCTCATTGTATTGA